In Triticum aestivum cultivar Chinese Spring chromosome 5B, IWGSC CS RefSeq v2.1, whole genome shotgun sequence, the following proteins share a genomic window:
- the LOC123117457 gene encoding 40S ribosomal protein S23, with protein sequence MGKTRGMGAGRKLKTHRRNQRWADKAYKKSHLGNEWKKPFAGSSHAKGIVLEKIGIEAKQPNSAIRKCARVQLVKNGKKIAAFVPNDGCLNFIEENDEVLIAGFGRKGHAVGDIPGVRFKVVKVSGVSLLALFKEKKEKPRS encoded by the exons ATGGG TAAGACACGTGGTATGGGAGCTGGGCGCAAGCTCAAGACCCACAGGAGGAACCAGCGGTGGGCTGACAAAGCCTACAAGAAGAGCCATCTGGGGAACGAGTGGAAGAAACCCTTTGCTGGTTCATCCCACGCGAAGGGGATTGTCCTTGAAAAGAT TGGCATTGAAGCCAAGCAGCCCAACTCTGCTATCCGTAAGTGCGCTCGTGTCCAGCTGGTGAAGAATGGAAAGAAGATTGCCGCCTTTGTGCCAAACGACGGTTGCCTGAACTTCATCGAGGAGAAT GATGAGGTGCTCATCGCTGGGTTCGGTCGGAAGGGGCATGCTGTGGGAGACATCCCCGGTGTCCGGTTCAAGGTGGTGAAGGTGTCGGGCGTGTCCCTCCTCGCCCtcttcaaggagaagaaggagaagcccaGATCCTAA